Within the Oreochromis niloticus isolate F11D_XX linkage group LG14, O_niloticus_UMD_NMBU, whole genome shotgun sequence genome, the region ATCTGCATTTTCATTACCAATGTACCGCTGTGAGGAATCACTCTGTCCACCCACCACAGGAGTGTAACCCTCCATCAGCCCCATGATTCTGTTGAAGTGACGCTGGTTGACAATTCGCCCATAGTCAGGtgagcattttggatcagcacCATAAAACTCCTGGAACGGAGCAGAGAGGTAGTCTCAGTAAGGTTTCACACTGTGCAGCTCCACCTGTATGTACGATGTCACAGTGATTCTCTTTGGTGGATGGCGCTTTACCAGAAGTGTTTGTCGGATGCACTCCACCACCCGGCCCTGGATGCACGGCTCACACAGAATGTAGTCTGGAGCGATGCACGTCTGCCCGCAGTTGATGAACTTCCCCCACGTGATACGACTGCAAACAAACCAGGTGGAGAACAACTTTTACAacattcatgtttttgtttatttttagagGAACTTTATTCATTTTACTAAGAGTGTATCTATCcccaccaaaataaaaaaaaacaaggaaaaaacgACGATTCTGATTTTTGTCGATGCAAACCAAAAGTATGCACCTTCTTTTTATTGCTGTGACATTTACTTCCttttaaatgagaaaagatTCTGGTAACATCAAATGGTTTATGGGATTTCTGTGAGTTTGATCTTTTCTATTTAGGTCCTTACAATAAAGAGTTTGATGTTGTTTTTCGTACAGTAGGCTTAACATATTTAATTACGTGACAGAGTTGGAGGCTAATTCAGTCCCAGGAGTTCCAGAAGAGTGGGTCAAACTGTGCTGCGTTTAAGGACCCGTATTTTCCAGCTTTTTGAGCCCTTGTAATTGAAGCACAGGAAAAAGACACTTTAAACTTTGGAAAAACACTCAAACTAAGCTCCGTTAAACTGCAGCCAAACCAAATGTATACTTTAAGTCCATTTACTCAAGGCCTAATATTTATGAACTGAAACCAAACCATGTTTGGCATGTTAGTCAAAATGTCCATGTGAATTTTTATACTCAGGAATTTCTTAACCAACATGTTTCTTGTATCCAGGTCACAGTGCCTGTTTCAATGATAGTTACTGAATTATGGTTTAACAAGTACATGTGCTGCACCGTGCACATCCACTGAAACATAAAGAAGTATTAATGTATGTTGTTGGGGCTTGGAGAAGATTCTCCTCTGCTGGTGAAGATTGTAAGTTGTGCTCGATTATTGTGATGAGCTTCAGTCACCCTGATATGTACCTGCAGACACAGTCAGCGCCTCTGTGCCCTCTTTGATTATCAGAGTTTTAAATTCCCACGTCAGCAGCTGTAAATCACTTCATTTGGCTACATGTGGATTACCGGCAGGCGACCCTGATGTCGCAGTTCTTGTCAATGTAGCAGGGGCTCTTCCCTCCCAGCTCCAGGGTCACTGGGGTGAGGTGACGAGCTGCAGCTTCCATCACCAGTTTGGCCACTGGGCTGCTGCCCGTGAACACAATGTGGTCAAACCTGAGCCTCAGCAGTTCCTGGGTCTCTGACACACTACCCGTCACCACTGGGTACAGATCCTGGAAAACAAACACGTTTACTCATCTGtaaattatttacattaagcacaGCGTAACTGACTGTGATATAAGTCATGTTTCCAAACATATAGTGATGGGAAAAATGATTTGGCACCTGCCTGATTTCTCtactgggggggggggtcacacTTGCATGTTtcagattaaacaaattttaatattagacagtGATAAACCaaataaatgcagttttaaattaTGTATTATTTACTAAGTGGAAAAGGCTCGCACACTCATGTCTGATTATCAGACCTGATGAATCAATAAATCGCTTAGACAGAACTCGAGTCACAAAGTAAAGTAGATGATCTGATctgaagaaacagaaacaaaatcaCTGACATCTATCCGTTTGCATCAAgaactcatccaggaggtcacccATGAACCCAGAACAGTATCTACAGAACTACAGGCCTCACTTTCCTCAGCtaaggtcaaagttcatgattcaacaggATGACTGTTCATGCTCAGGGCAGCTTTGCAGAGCTTTtttccttaataaatgaaatcatcatttaaaactgtgttttgtaaTTGCTttggttatctttgtctatTATACTTTGTTTTTTGATCATCTCAAACATTTAGTGTGCAAAAAATCCTTTTTTGCAGCAGCATATTCAGCGAAATGGTAACAAAAGTTGAAGCTTATGTGTCCAGGCATTAGGGTGTCTAAAGTACTGTAGTATGATGGTGCAAGGCTTTAACATTAATGCATAAACAATAGACCTGGTGTTCAGACCTTGTCCAGATAGCGAGGCAGCAATGCCCGGAGCAGCAGGGACGAGCACTCGCTGAGCTCCGATGGCTTCACCACAGCTGCATTTCCTGCAAAGAGAGAACAGTTTTCCATGAACGGGATGAGATCACTGTGTGACGCAAAGCAGGCGTGTAGGAGGCTGAGAAtgcagagagagaggcagtcagATGCAGCCATCAGCTGACATGTCTGGTACTGAGATAGCTGATCTGCTGGGACTCTGTGACTATGACTAGTATATCAGTTACATTGATTGTTTCTGTATttcacagagttcagctgaCTTTTTtacctacatttaaaaaaagaggatgTTATGTAGAGTAAAACATTCCCAGTGTGGGTGATTGCTGTGTTAGATTTGTTAGCATGTTATAAATAGAAAATACTTTTTGGGTTGATAAAGTCTAACATCACAGAGTCCAGCTGCACACAACTGAAAACAGCACAGCGACCATGTGACACCGGGTTGCGGCCGTGCCTTCTCAAAGCCATTTCCGACTGCTGTTATCAGGGGTGTGCGTGACTAAGTCGCAGGCGTGGAGAGAGTGTCTCCCTACCTGCAGCAATGGCGCCAACAAGTGGCATGAGAGTAAGGGCCCAGGGGTAGTTCCAGGCCCCGATGATGAGTACGACTCCCAGCGGCTCTGGCTGGATATAAACCTCATCTGATATAGTGAGGAGGTTCTTTTCTGCCGGTCGAGAAGCAGCCCACTCTCTAAGCTTCCCAATAGCCAGCTTAATCTCGTTCTCGATTCCAATCAGCTCCAGGAGTGGTGTGTCATACTGACTCTGCAGGAAACCCAACACAGTTTTCAGTTAAGCAAGCAAACGAGCCACGATATACACGTTGTATTTCATATCTTATTCTTAGTCTCTCGTGTCTGCTAACTCTGTTGATGTCCTGTTTGAGAGCAGTGGctatctctgtctctttctcagCGATCATCCTCTGCAGGGCATGGAGCTGCTGCAGTCTGAACTCTAGAGGTCGAGTCCTGCCGCTCAGGAAGGCCTCCCTGGCCCGCTGCACCGCCTGCCTCTCCATAAACACACCTGCATGAGAACAAGGAATTATTTGTCCATAGGATTCTCAAATGTTCCCAGATAAGCTGCCGTTCTAGCAGAGGTGTTCCAAACATTTCTGGTGCCACCAGGAAAGCCTATCTGCCCTCCTAGCTTACCTCAGAGTAAGCATGTGACTTACTCTGAACTAAGGTTGTTTTATTGTCAGTGATTTGAAGATCAAAAAAAGACAACTGTAAGTTACAGAGTTTAATATGATCAAAGGCTTTACAGAAAGACAACAAAAGCAGTGTCGGCCGTAATAAAAAGCAGCCTTGAGGCGCTGAAGCAAaagacaccacacacacacacacacacacacacagacaacaaATGATTTGATAAACAACTGACACGTCTGAGAAAATGAACTGAAGTTTATCCGAGTAACACATAATGACAACAATTGGCAAAGGCCCCAAACACACGTTACGTATTGTGGACACTTTCCACAGTCTGTTAGTGTgtccggtgttgtgccaaaaactgatttccaatgtttctgtgtattttttatgtgtaatatctttacgTATCTTCGTAAATAGACTTTGgtgaacagggtttacaaagggGTTTtatatagaattaaaaaattatctgtTTTTCAAGTATCTTTACAACTCTGTGTTATTGCACTTACATCATAACCAATCCGCTCCTTTATCcccacttaaaatatttttactgaacTACTGTAATATTtgctgctgtcctcttggccagctTACTCttacaaaagacatttttaatgttaatgagatttttttaactgcataaataaaggttatataaaagtcaccgccaaaaactgattgcggcttctaccttgttacacgaatgttgtttgtggctcaagatgactttatGTCATCCATGAGGGATgcatttgacatatgtttcacatattatagcccAACAACtacttatagcagtttaaatacgagcaatcagtttttggcacaacaccggcatCAAAACGCAGTGAACACTTGATGCCTTACAGTCGTAACTGACACTATGTCAGTGACAAAGTGGAATAATAATTTTGCCTTGAGCTGTGTCGAAAGTTAATACAGCTAAAACATACCTTAGTTCCCTATAATAAAGAAAGAACTTGACCTTAGAAGAAATAAagacactaaaaataaaaatgcacgtACTTGACAAAACACAGTCAAATACAACATGTATCGTTTTGTCAGTAAATCTAAGGAGGTCTGATGCATGTGTTTATTGAGACTGTCACGTTTGCATAGCTGATAACTGCGCTGTTATCAAAGTCTTAATTGTTCCATGTTGAGAAAAACTTTCCACATCGtaaaaaaaatggttttatttgcatataaaaacaagaaactcGCTGAAAGATGAGTAAATGAGACTAAATAAAAGCTCCTCTGGTGTTCTCCGTGCAGACCTCACATCACTGAACAGCTCACATCACTGCATAAAACTGATTCTGCCCACTGAACGCCGCAGAGCTCGTCATTTTATAATTAATGAATCATGTTATTGATCACCGATAATTCACCATAGCGCAAACTATCAAAGCCTTAAACTTACCGTAGCTCAGGTGGAATTGTCCCTCAGATATAAGCTGCAGTCCGTCACTCGTGTGATCTCACGGACGCGCTGCGGGATCCCTCCCTCACCCAGCATTGTCCTGTGTTCATCAGTCACGCTGCTCTGGGATCAGTTTACCGGGGTAGATTGGTTACCGCGTCCACGTTCACTGAGACCGATAACGTCGTGCGCATGTGCACAGCCTCAGCTTCAGTAATGACAGAACTTTCAGCTTGGCTCATTTTATCTTAATAATAGCAGTCATTCAGTCAGGCAATCCTTTATCTTAATAGCAGTCATTCAGTCAGACAATCCTTTACAACCTTGGGGTGATGTTAATAATATACCACAGACAGGAGATAAATCAGGTGTGCACAAGGCAAAGAAACGGACAAAGTAATTTCAGCAAATGCCTGACTATTAACTTTTTATTGATGTTCAACAGCAGACAGAACAGACATTAACACGGAGAACTGGCATCCTGCTGGCTTATCACTTTAGCAGGAGTTAacagtgattttgtttttattcttaaaaGAGTCACAGCATCACAGACAGGTTTGTTATTTCAATATCTACCAGCAGAATCAGAGTGAATGTTTATATAaactcagaaaaaaaagaattaaatgaTGTTGAGGTAAAAAAATTCAACTCAAAGTGTAGCTAAACGTGTAACAGGAGATGCAACaataacagaagaaaaacaaatatcagTGAAATAACACGGAGCATAAAACATCTGCAGTGCTGTGTTCTGCTACAGGCGATTAATCCATGAGGCTGTCCCGGGATCGCCTCAGCACCGGGTCACAGCGCCGTCTACCTGCTGAGCTTCATCGCAGGAACCTCTGCAAACAACAGATTACAAAGCTGTCAGCAGTGGGAGACAGTTTTAACTGTTCACATGAGCATGTGTGGATGTCCACAAAGGCACTGGGGTGGACAAAAACAAAGGAGCCTATTTAGCCATGGGGAGTGAAGCATGCTGGGTAATTAAAGGGAGGGTAGATAAGGGGGCATTATGTGGTTAGATTTCCAGGACAACACCACACATTGTGTACAAGAGACAAAGCTATTGTTGTGTCCAGTGTCCAAGCCTGTGGGACTGTGGGTATATGGGGGCACGAGTACAGAGATTCATTCGGGAAAACGCAATTATTTACAAAGTTGTAACCACACAAATAATGCACTAGAAAGTGATGACATTTGTctgcagtgctgtgaaaaatatTACTGTGCAAAAGTAGAAGAACATGTGACACCGGTGCACAGAAGGTGAAAACAGAGGACCTGATTTTCAGTCctgttcttgtgtaatttgcatcacctcagccttttctccccatTCACCTTAAGAATGACTTTACAGGAGACCACTAGGGGGACGTAAGGAAGATGGCAGCATAAGCTTGCAGCTCCCGGTCAAAACTCGAAAGAAAACCAGAATTCGAATATTTCCACCGCTAAACCGTGTAATAAATGCCATGAAAGGTGGAAGAAGGTCAAAAAGACAAGGAAACATTAAGGATTTTgtgaaacaagtggagctgacaAGAGGAGGCAACGCAGACATGTCCGAGAACAGCGTGCAAGGCGAGCAGATGGAAGGAGATGTAGCTAGCCACCCCCACGCAGGCTTTCAGGACATTATTAAGGAAATTCACTCACTTAAAGCCGAGTTTAAAACTGAGTTTGCCACGTTTAAGAAAGACATCAAACAAGAAATGAAGGACGAATTCGACAGCTTCAAGAAAGACATTAATATAAAACTGTCAGAAACGGCGAATGAGCTAGCTAGCCATGAGACCAGACTCGAAGAAGCTGAGAAAAGACTGGAAGAGATGGAAAGGTGGAATTTGGCCGCAAAAGACGCTCTAATCCAGTCGCTCCAGCAACAACGGAATATTCCGATGAAACTGGCTGACTTGGAAGGCCGTAGCCGACAGAACAACATTCGCATTTTTGGCCTAAAAGAGGGCTCTGAAGGAAACTCTGTGCTGCAGTTTGTGGAAGACTTTTTGAGAGCTGAGCTTTCGCTCCCACCGGATTCTGCTCTAAATATTCAGCGGGCGCACAGAGCTCTAGTGCCAAAACCCGGACCAGAAAAACTTCCGCGATCGGTGGTGATTAATTTTCTTCAGTTCTCAACCAAGGAGATGGTGCTGAAGGCAGCGTGGAAGAAAAAAGTTATACATCAGGATAAGCAGCTTTTCTTTGATCATGACTACGCTACCGACGTGATTCAAAAGAGGAAGGAATACGCTGGAACTAAGAAAGCCTTAAAAGAGAGAGGAATTCGCTTCCAGACGCCTCTGACCAGAATCAGGATCCACTGGGAGAGCGGCGTCAGGACATACGACAGTGGCCGGGCGGCGGCGGAGGAGCTAAGGAGGAGAGGAATACAAGTGGAGGTGCCGCAGCGGAGCGGGGAAAGCGCGATGCTGGAGGAGCGACTGCAAAACGCATTAGGATGGCAGCGATCTAACACCGAGAACTTATAAGTGAGGATACAAACATTTGAATCCGGTGGAAATGATTGAACAGTAGAATTCAGAAACTAAAGGTTCATTACTTTGTTGCTTTTCAAGGCAAGGTAGACCGGAAAGTGgtaggttttctttttttttttctctattttttttagGAACCTAGGTTGGATCTCACAGGGGCCCCTAATCTGAAAGGGATATACCCCCCGAACCACAAGGACGCTGTGGGTAAGAAATACGTATTTTCAGTTTCTCTTAAGTTTCTTGTTATCTTGTTCCAAGTTCTTAGAGTTAGTGTGGGATGCTATGATAGTGATaagccaaaaataaaacaaaacttaacagTGAAAAGATGAGGAATATAACGCTGGTGTCAATGAATGTCAATGGGATGAATAACCCAATTAAAAGAAGTAAAGTGATACTTAAAATGAGAAAGCTTAATGGCAATGTAATATATCTACAGGAAACACATCTGTCACAGGAAGAGCATGATAAATTAAAGAAATTTGGGTACAGAAATTCTTACTATAGTACCTGCAAGAAAAGTCATAAAAGGGGGGTAGCAATACTTATTAAAaattcagttaactttgaatGTTCTAAAGAAATTGTGCGGCCCTAGTAAGTATGGATGCAGAGAAGGCTTTCGACAGTGTAGATTGGAACTTCCTATATGCCGTGCTTGAAAGGTTTGGTTTTAATGACAGCGCTGTGATGTGCATCAAATCTATTTACCAATCTCCTACGGCTCGAATTAGAATCAATGGCAGCCTAACGGAGCAAATCTCTCGAGAGAGGGGTACCCGCCAGGGTTGTTGCCTCTCACCTCTTCTCTTCGCTCTATATACTGAACCCCTGGCACAGGCCATCCGACAAAGTGAGGAAGTGAGAGGAATAAATATTAAAGGGGAAGACCACATCATCAGCTTATTTGCAGATGATATCATACTCTACCTAGAAAATCCAAACCAAACTTTAATTCTGATGTTTAATGTAATTAATATCTTTGCTGAACATTCGGGGTACAAAGTTAATGTGACCAAAACTCAGATACTGGCTTTCAACTATTTGCCATCCGAAGAGGTTAAAAATAAGTTTAAACTGAACTGGactgcaaaacaaataaaatacttgggTGTAACTGTGACTAAACAATTGAGTgatctttttaaaacaaattatgaTGGACTGACCACTCAGATTAAACACGATCTAAACCGATGGTCAACTCTTACACTAGACTTTAGTGCAAGAATCACAACAATAAAAATGAGTATCCTCCCACGGCTATTGTACCTTTTCCAATCTCTGCCAGTTAAGATCCCAGTGGAAAAATTCAAGGACTGGGATAGGCTCATCTCTAGATTTGTATGgaatcagtagcggtttttgatacgg harbors:
- the LOC102078289 gene encoding aldehyde dehydrogenase, dimeric NADP-preferring gives rise to the protein MERQAVQRAREAFLSGRTRPLEFRLQQLHALQRMIAEKETEIATALKQDINRSQYDTPLLELIGIENEIKLAIGKLREWAASRPAEKNLLTISDEVYIQPEPLGVVLIIGAWNYPWALTLMPLVGAIAAGNAAVVKPSELSECSSLLLRALLPRYLDKDLYPVVTGSVSETQELLRLRFDHIVFTGSSPVAKLVMEAAARHLTPVTLELGGKSPCYIDKNCDIRVACRRITWGKFINCGQTCIAPDYILCEPCIQGRVVECIRQTLLEFYGADPKCSPDYGRIVNQRHFNRIMGLMEGYTPVVGGQSDSSQRYIAPTVLKDVPPHSRLMQEEIFGPVLPIVTVSDMDNAITFINEREKPLALYIFCSDKKAIKKMIAETTSGGVTVNDVMMHYTLNSLPFGGVGQSGMGRYHGKHTFDQLSHHRACMVRSLGMESVNLARYPPQNRRRARRARMALTSPLIDMSKRTLVWAILATIIGLGLVIALLVILLIAAGLNCTCWYWRGFYN
- the LOC112842210 gene encoding uncharacterized protein LOC112842210 encodes the protein MKGGRRSKRQGNIKDFVKQVELTRGGNADMSENSVQGEQMEGDVASHPHAGFQDIIKEIHSLKAEFKTEFATFKKDIKQEMKDEFDSFKKDINIKLSETANELASHETRLEEAEKRLEEMERWNLAAKDALIQSLQQQRNIPMKLADLEGRSRQNNIRIFGLKEGSEGNSVLQFVEDFLRAELSLPPDSALNIQRAHRALVPKPGPEKLPRSVVINFLQFSTKEMVLKAAWKKKVIHQDKQLFFDHDYATDVIQKRKEYAGTKKALKERGIRFQTPLTRIRIHWESGVRTYDSGRAAAEELRRRGIQVEVPQRSGESAMLEERLQNALGWQRSNTENL